A portion of the Symphalangus syndactylus isolate Jambi chromosome 13, NHGRI_mSymSyn1-v2.1_pri, whole genome shotgun sequence genome contains these proteins:
- the EPN1 gene encoding epsin-1 isoform X4: MSTSSLRRQMKNIVHNYSEAEIKVREATSNDPWGPSSSLMSEIADLTYNVVAFSEIMSMIWKRLNDHGKNWRHVYKAMTLMEYLIKTGSERVSQQCKENMYAVQTLKDFQYVDRDGKDQGVNVREKAKQLVALLRDEDRLREERAHALKTKEKLAQTATASSAAVGSGPPPEAEQAWPQSSGEEELQLQLALAMSKEEADQEERIRRGDDLRLQMAIEESKRETGGKEESSLMDLADVFTAPAPPPTTDPWGGPAPMAAAVPTAAPTSDPWGGPPVPPAADPWGGPAPTPASGDPWRPAAPAGPSVDPWGGTPAPAAGEGPTPDPWGSSDGGVPVSGPSASDPWTPAPAFSDPWGGSPAKPSTNGTTAGGFDTEPDEFSDFDRLRTALPTSGSSAGELELLAGEVPARSPGAFDMSGVRGSLAEAVGSPPPAATPTPTPPTRKTPESFLGPNAALVDLDSLVSRPGPTPPGAKASNPFLPGGGPATGPSVTNPFQPAPPATLTLNQLRLSPVPPVPGAPPTYISPLGGGPGLPPMMPQGPPAPNTNPFLL, translated from the exons ATGTCGACCTCGTCCTTGAGGCGCCAGATGAAGAACATCGTCCACAACTACTCAGAGGCGGAGATCAAGGTTCGAGAGGCCACGAGCAATGACCCCTGGGGCCCATCCAGCTCCCTCATGTCAGAGATTGCCGACCTCACCTACAACGTTGTTGCCTTCTCGGAGATCATGAGCATGATCTGGAAGCGGCTCAACGACCATGGCAAGAACTGGCGGCACGTCTATAAG GCCATGACGCTGATGGAGTACCTCATCAAGACCGGCTCGGAGCGCGTGTCGCAGCAGTGCAAGGAGAACATGTACGCCGTGCAGACGCTGAAGGACTTCCAGTACGTGGACCGCGACGGCAAGGACCAGGGTGTGAACGTGCGTGAGAAAGCTAAGCAGCTGGTGGCCCTGCTGCGGGACGAGGACCGGCTGCGGGAAGAGCGGGCGCACGCACTCAAGACCAAGGAAAAGCTGGCACAGACTGCCACGG CCTCATCAGCAGCTGTGGGCTCGGGCCCCCCTCCCGAGGCGGAGCAGGCGTGGCCGCAGAGCAGCGGGGAGGAGGAGCTGCAGCTCCAGCTGGCCCTGGCCATGAGCAAGGAGGAGGCCGACCAG GAGGAGCGGATCCGTCGCGGGGATGACCTGCGGCTGCAGATGGCAATCGAGGAGAGCAAGAGGGAGACCGGGGGCAAGGAGGAG TCGTCCCTCATGGACCTTGCTGACGTCTTCACGGCCCCAGCTCCTCCCCCGACCACAGACCCCTGGGGGGGCCCAGCACCCATGGCTGCTGCCGTCCCCACGGCTGCCCCCACCTCGGACCCCTGGGGCGGCCCCCCTGTCCCTCCGGCTGCTGATCCCTGGGGAGGTCCAGCCCCCACGCCGGCCTCTGGGGACCCCTGGAGGCCTGCTGCCCCTGCAGGACCCTCAGTTGACCCTTGGGGTGGGACCCCAGCCCCCGCAGCTGGGGAGGGGCCCACGCCGGATCCATGGGGAAGTTCCGATG GTGGGGTCCCGGTCAGTGGACCCTCGGCCTCCGATCCTTGGACACCCGCCCCGGCCTTCTCAGATCCCTGGGGAGGGTCGCCTGCCAAGCCCAGCACCAATGGCACCACAG CCGGGGGATTCGACACGGAGCCTGACGAGTTCTCTGACTTTGACCGACTCCGCACGGCGCTGCCGACCTCCGGGAGCAGCGCAG GGGAGCTGGAGCTGCTGGCAGGAGAGGTGCCGGCCCGAAGCCCTGGGGCGTTTGACATGAGTGGGGTCAGGGGATCTCTGGCTGAGGCTGTGGGCAGCCCCCCACCTGCAGCCACACCAACTCCCACGCCCCCCACCCGGAAGACGCCGGAGTCATTTCTGGGGCCCAATGCGGCCCTCGTCGACCTGGACTCGCTGGTGAGCCGGCCGGGCCCCACGCCGCCTGGAGCCAAGGCCTCCAACCCCTTCCTGCCAGGCG gaGGCCCAGCCACTGGCCCCTCCGTCACCAACCCTTTCCAGCCCGCGCCCCCCGCGACACTCACCCTGAACCAGCTCCGTCTGAGTCCTGTGCCTCCCGTCCCTGGAGCGCCACCCACGTACATCTCTCCCCTTGGCGGGGGCCCTGGCCTGCCCCCCATGATGCCCCAGGGCCCCCCGGCCCCCAACACTAACCCCTTCCTCCTATAA
- the EPN1 gene encoding epsin-1 isoform X2, producing the protein MSTSSLRRQMKNIVHNYSEAEIKVREATSNDPWGPSSSLMSEIADLTYNVVAFSEIMSMIWKRLNDHGKNWRHVYKAMTLMEYLIKTGSERVSQQCKENMYAVQTLKDFQYVDRDGKDQGVNVREKAKQLVALLRDEDRLREERAHALKTKEKLAQTATASSAAVGSGPPPEAEQAWPQSSGEEELQLQLALAMSKEEADQPPSCGPEDDAQLQLALSLSREEHDKEERIRRGDDLRLQMAIEESKRETGGKEESSLMDLADVFTAPAPPPTTDPWGGPAPMAAAVPTAAPTSDPWGGPPVPPAADPWGGPAPTPASGDPWRPAAPAGPSVDPWGGTPAPAAGEGPTPDPWGSSDGGVPVSGPSASDPWTPAPAFSDPWGGSPAKPSTNGTTAGGFDTEPDEFSDFDRLRTALPTSGSSAGELELLAGEVPARSPGAFDMSGVRGSLAEAVGSPPPAATPTPTPPTRKTPESFLGPNAALVDLDSLVSRPGPTPPGAKASNPFLPGGGPATGPSVTNPFQPAPPATLTLNQLRLSPVPPVPGAPPTYISPLGGGPGLPPMMPQGPPAPNTNPFLL; encoded by the exons ATGTCGACCTCGTCCTTGAGGCGCCAGATGAAGAACATCGTCCACAACTACTCAGAGGCGGAGATCAAGGTTCGAGAGGCCACGAGCAATGACCCCTGGGGCCCATCCAGCTCCCTCATGTCAGAGATTGCCGACCTCACCTACAACGTTGTTGCCTTCTCGGAGATCATGAGCATGATCTGGAAGCGGCTCAACGACCATGGCAAGAACTGGCGGCACGTCTATAAG GCCATGACGCTGATGGAGTACCTCATCAAGACCGGCTCGGAGCGCGTGTCGCAGCAGTGCAAGGAGAACATGTACGCCGTGCAGACGCTGAAGGACTTCCAGTACGTGGACCGCGACGGCAAGGACCAGGGTGTGAACGTGCGTGAGAAAGCTAAGCAGCTGGTGGCCCTGCTGCGGGACGAGGACCGGCTGCGGGAAGAGCGGGCGCACGCACTCAAGACCAAGGAAAAGCTGGCACAGACTGCCACGG CCTCATCAGCAGCTGTGGGCTCGGGCCCCCCTCCCGAGGCGGAGCAGGCGTGGCCGCAGAGCAGCGGGGAGGAGGAGCTGCAGCTCCAGCTGGCCCTGGCCATGAGCAAGGAGGAGGCCGACCAG CCCCCGTCCTGCGGCCCCGAGGACGACGCCCAGCTCCAGCTGGCCCTTAGTTTGAGCCGAGAAGAGCATGATAAG GAGGAGCGGATCCGTCGCGGGGATGACCTGCGGCTGCAGATGGCAATCGAGGAGAGCAAGAGGGAGACCGGGGGCAAGGAGGAG TCGTCCCTCATGGACCTTGCTGACGTCTTCACGGCCCCAGCTCCTCCCCCGACCACAGACCCCTGGGGGGGCCCAGCACCCATGGCTGCTGCCGTCCCCACGGCTGCCCCCACCTCGGACCCCTGGGGCGGCCCCCCTGTCCCTCCGGCTGCTGATCCCTGGGGAGGTCCAGCCCCCACGCCGGCCTCTGGGGACCCCTGGAGGCCTGCTGCCCCTGCAGGACCCTCAGTTGACCCTTGGGGTGGGACCCCAGCCCCCGCAGCTGGGGAGGGGCCCACGCCGGATCCATGGGGAAGTTCCGATG GTGGGGTCCCGGTCAGTGGACCCTCGGCCTCCGATCCTTGGACACCCGCCCCGGCCTTCTCAGATCCCTGGGGAGGGTCGCCTGCCAAGCCCAGCACCAATGGCACCACAG CCGGGGGATTCGACACGGAGCCTGACGAGTTCTCTGACTTTGACCGACTCCGCACGGCGCTGCCGACCTCCGGGAGCAGCGCAG GGGAGCTGGAGCTGCTGGCAGGAGAGGTGCCGGCCCGAAGCCCTGGGGCGTTTGACATGAGTGGGGTCAGGGGATCTCTGGCTGAGGCTGTGGGCAGCCCCCCACCTGCAGCCACACCAACTCCCACGCCCCCCACCCGGAAGACGCCGGAGTCATTTCTGGGGCCCAATGCGGCCCTCGTCGACCTGGACTCGCTGGTGAGCCGGCCGGGCCCCACGCCGCCTGGAGCCAAGGCCTCCAACCCCTTCCTGCCAGGCG gaGGCCCAGCCACTGGCCCCTCCGTCACCAACCCTTTCCAGCCCGCGCCCCCCGCGACACTCACCCTGAACCAGCTCCGTCTGAGTCCTGTGCCTCCCGTCCCTGGAGCGCCACCCACGTACATCTCTCCCCTTGGCGGGGGCCCTGGCCTGCCCCCCATGATGCCCCAGGGCCCCCCGGCCCCCAACACTAACCCCTTCCTCCTATAA
- the EPN1 gene encoding epsin-1 isoform X3: MSTSSLRRQMKNIVHNYSEAEIKVREATSNDPWGPSSSLMSEIADLTYNVVAFSEIMSMIWKRLNDHGKNWRHVYKAMTLMEYLIKTGSERVSQQCKENMYAVQTLKDFQYVDRDGKDQGVNVREKAKQLVALLRDEDRLREERAHALKTKEKLAQTATASSAAVGSGPPPEAEQAWPQSSGEEELQLQLALAMSKEEADQEERIRRGDDLRLQMAIEESKRETGGKEESSLMDLADVFTAPAPPPTTDPWGGPAPMAAAVPTAAPTSDPWGGPPVPPAADPWGGPAPTPASGDPWRPAAPAGPSVDPWGGTPAPAAGEGPTPDPWGSSDGGVPVSGPSASDPWTPAPAFSDPWGGSPAKPSTNGTTAAGGFDTEPDEFSDFDRLRTALPTSGSSAGELELLAGEVPARSPGAFDMSGVRGSLAEAVGSPPPAATPTPTPPTRKTPESFLGPNAALVDLDSLVSRPGPTPPGAKASNPFLPGGGPATGPSVTNPFQPAPPATLTLNQLRLSPVPPVPGAPPTYISPLGGGPGLPPMMPQGPPAPNTNPFLL; this comes from the exons ATGTCGACCTCGTCCTTGAGGCGCCAGATGAAGAACATCGTCCACAACTACTCAGAGGCGGAGATCAAGGTTCGAGAGGCCACGAGCAATGACCCCTGGGGCCCATCCAGCTCCCTCATGTCAGAGATTGCCGACCTCACCTACAACGTTGTTGCCTTCTCGGAGATCATGAGCATGATCTGGAAGCGGCTCAACGACCATGGCAAGAACTGGCGGCACGTCTATAAG GCCATGACGCTGATGGAGTACCTCATCAAGACCGGCTCGGAGCGCGTGTCGCAGCAGTGCAAGGAGAACATGTACGCCGTGCAGACGCTGAAGGACTTCCAGTACGTGGACCGCGACGGCAAGGACCAGGGTGTGAACGTGCGTGAGAAAGCTAAGCAGCTGGTGGCCCTGCTGCGGGACGAGGACCGGCTGCGGGAAGAGCGGGCGCACGCACTCAAGACCAAGGAAAAGCTGGCACAGACTGCCACGG CCTCATCAGCAGCTGTGGGCTCGGGCCCCCCTCCCGAGGCGGAGCAGGCGTGGCCGCAGAGCAGCGGGGAGGAGGAGCTGCAGCTCCAGCTGGCCCTGGCCATGAGCAAGGAGGAGGCCGACCAG GAGGAGCGGATCCGTCGCGGGGATGACCTGCGGCTGCAGATGGCAATCGAGGAGAGCAAGAGGGAGACCGGGGGCAAGGAGGAG TCGTCCCTCATGGACCTTGCTGACGTCTTCACGGCCCCAGCTCCTCCCCCGACCACAGACCCCTGGGGGGGCCCAGCACCCATGGCTGCTGCCGTCCCCACGGCTGCCCCCACCTCGGACCCCTGGGGCGGCCCCCCTGTCCCTCCGGCTGCTGATCCCTGGGGAGGTCCAGCCCCCACGCCGGCCTCTGGGGACCCCTGGAGGCCTGCTGCCCCTGCAGGACCCTCAGTTGACCCTTGGGGTGGGACCCCAGCCCCCGCAGCTGGGGAGGGGCCCACGCCGGATCCATGGGGAAGTTCCGATG GTGGGGTCCCGGTCAGTGGACCCTCGGCCTCCGATCCTTGGACACCCGCCCCGGCCTTCTCAGATCCCTGGGGAGGGTCGCCTGCCAAGCCCAGCACCAATGGCACCACAG CAGCCGGGGGATTCGACACGGAGCCTGACGAGTTCTCTGACTTTGACCGACTCCGCACGGCGCTGCCGACCTCCGGGAGCAGCGCAG GGGAGCTGGAGCTGCTGGCAGGAGAGGTGCCGGCCCGAAGCCCTGGGGCGTTTGACATGAGTGGGGTCAGGGGATCTCTGGCTGAGGCTGTGGGCAGCCCCCCACCTGCAGCCACACCAACTCCCACGCCCCCCACCCGGAAGACGCCGGAGTCATTTCTGGGGCCCAATGCGGCCCTCGTCGACCTGGACTCGCTGGTGAGCCGGCCGGGCCCCACGCCGCCTGGAGCCAAGGCCTCCAACCCCTTCCTGCCAGGCG gaGGCCCAGCCACTGGCCCCTCCGTCACCAACCCTTTCCAGCCCGCGCCCCCCGCGACACTCACCCTGAACCAGCTCCGTCTGAGTCCTGTGCCTCCCGTCCCTGGAGCGCCACCCACGTACATCTCTCCCCTTGGCGGGGGCCCTGGCCTGCCCCCCATGATGCCCCAGGGCCCCCCGGCCCCCAACACTAACCCCTTCCTCCTATAA
- the EPN1 gene encoding epsin-1 isoform X1: MSTSSLRRQMKNIVHNYSEAEIKVREATSNDPWGPSSSLMSEIADLTYNVVAFSEIMSMIWKRLNDHGKNWRHVYKAMTLMEYLIKTGSERVSQQCKENMYAVQTLKDFQYVDRDGKDQGVNVREKAKQLVALLRDEDRLREERAHALKTKEKLAQTATASSAAVGSGPPPEAEQAWPQSSGEEELQLQLALAMSKEEADQPPSCGPEDDAQLQLALSLSREEHDKEERIRRGDDLRLQMAIEESKRETGGKEESSLMDLADVFTAPAPPPTTDPWGGPAPMAAAVPTAAPTSDPWGGPPVPPAADPWGGPAPTPASGDPWRPAAPAGPSVDPWGGTPAPAAGEGPTPDPWGSSDGGVPVSGPSASDPWTPAPAFSDPWGGSPAKPSTNGTTAAGGFDTEPDEFSDFDRLRTALPTSGSSAGELELLAGEVPARSPGAFDMSGVRGSLAEAVGSPPPAATPTPTPPTRKTPESFLGPNAALVDLDSLVSRPGPTPPGAKASNPFLPGGGPATGPSVTNPFQPAPPATLTLNQLRLSPVPPVPGAPPTYISPLGGGPGLPPMMPQGPPAPNTNPFLL, from the exons ATGTCGACCTCGTCCTTGAGGCGCCAGATGAAGAACATCGTCCACAACTACTCAGAGGCGGAGATCAAGGTTCGAGAGGCCACGAGCAATGACCCCTGGGGCCCATCCAGCTCCCTCATGTCAGAGATTGCCGACCTCACCTACAACGTTGTTGCCTTCTCGGAGATCATGAGCATGATCTGGAAGCGGCTCAACGACCATGGCAAGAACTGGCGGCACGTCTATAAG GCCATGACGCTGATGGAGTACCTCATCAAGACCGGCTCGGAGCGCGTGTCGCAGCAGTGCAAGGAGAACATGTACGCCGTGCAGACGCTGAAGGACTTCCAGTACGTGGACCGCGACGGCAAGGACCAGGGTGTGAACGTGCGTGAGAAAGCTAAGCAGCTGGTGGCCCTGCTGCGGGACGAGGACCGGCTGCGGGAAGAGCGGGCGCACGCACTCAAGACCAAGGAAAAGCTGGCACAGACTGCCACGG CCTCATCAGCAGCTGTGGGCTCGGGCCCCCCTCCCGAGGCGGAGCAGGCGTGGCCGCAGAGCAGCGGGGAGGAGGAGCTGCAGCTCCAGCTGGCCCTGGCCATGAGCAAGGAGGAGGCCGACCAG CCCCCGTCCTGCGGCCCCGAGGACGACGCCCAGCTCCAGCTGGCCCTTAGTTTGAGCCGAGAAGAGCATGATAAG GAGGAGCGGATCCGTCGCGGGGATGACCTGCGGCTGCAGATGGCAATCGAGGAGAGCAAGAGGGAGACCGGGGGCAAGGAGGAG TCGTCCCTCATGGACCTTGCTGACGTCTTCACGGCCCCAGCTCCTCCCCCGACCACAGACCCCTGGGGGGGCCCAGCACCCATGGCTGCTGCCGTCCCCACGGCTGCCCCCACCTCGGACCCCTGGGGCGGCCCCCCTGTCCCTCCGGCTGCTGATCCCTGGGGAGGTCCAGCCCCCACGCCGGCCTCTGGGGACCCCTGGAGGCCTGCTGCCCCTGCAGGACCCTCAGTTGACCCTTGGGGTGGGACCCCAGCCCCCGCAGCTGGGGAGGGGCCCACGCCGGATCCATGGGGAAGTTCCGATG GTGGGGTCCCGGTCAGTGGACCCTCGGCCTCCGATCCTTGGACACCCGCCCCGGCCTTCTCAGATCCCTGGGGAGGGTCGCCTGCCAAGCCCAGCACCAATGGCACCACAG CAGCCGGGGGATTCGACACGGAGCCTGACGAGTTCTCTGACTTTGACCGACTCCGCACGGCGCTGCCGACCTCCGGGAGCAGCGCAG GGGAGCTGGAGCTGCTGGCAGGAGAGGTGCCGGCCCGAAGCCCTGGGGCGTTTGACATGAGTGGGGTCAGGGGATCTCTGGCTGAGGCTGTGGGCAGCCCCCCACCTGCAGCCACACCAACTCCCACGCCCCCCACCCGGAAGACGCCGGAGTCATTTCTGGGGCCCAATGCGGCCCTCGTCGACCTGGACTCGCTGGTGAGCCGGCCGGGCCCCACGCCGCCTGGAGCCAAGGCCTCCAACCCCTTCCTGCCAGGCG gaGGCCCAGCCACTGGCCCCTCCGTCACCAACCCTTTCCAGCCCGCGCCCCCCGCGACACTCACCCTGAACCAGCTCCGTCTGAGTCCTGTGCCTCCCGTCCCTGGAGCGCCACCCACGTACATCTCTCCCCTTGGCGGGGGCCCTGGCCTGCCCCCCATGATGCCCCAGGGCCCCCCGGCCCCCAACACTAACCCCTTCCTCCTATAA